Proteins encoded within one genomic window of Triticum aestivum cultivar Chinese Spring chromosome 2D, IWGSC CS RefSeq v2.1, whole genome shotgun sequence:
- the LOC123052778 gene encoding protein FAR1-RELATED SEQUENCE 5: MIPALCHKLHMSLLLVKLVDRLTLDILAVTKKSFANQATEGVGFGQAGSMLKYFHEKIADNPSFQYALQLDCEEDITNIFWADAKMILDYAHFGDVVTFDTTFGTNKEYRPFGVFLGINQFRETTIFGAALLFDETKDSFIWLFETFLAAHNGRQPRTIYTDQDVAMGKAIEKVFTESYHGLCSFHIMMNAVKHLSPVKDDEKDEGEVEEEDEGEEESHILSDFSACMYGYEDKAAFQEAFDNMRHKVHKQTWLDSIYKVKEKWAECYMGDVFSLGVRSTQLSESFNNALKNHLKSDFHIVRFLKHFERTVEVKRRKELESEYEARKKLPRIKMCTPMLVQASKVYTPTIFEPFQSEYERSMAACTRVLEENNQFAVAIGRLHGDLTYEEEEERIVIGDPLNQTASCSCQMFNRAGILCGHSLKVPDLMNVKTLPTHYLLKRWTREARMEVYMTGKEGKW; this comes from the coding sequence ATGATTCCGGCATTATGCCACAAGCTGCACATGAGTTTGCTTCTCGTCAAGTTGGTGGACCGATTAACCTTGGATATACTTGCCGTGACCAAAAAATCATTTGCGAACCAAGCGACAGAGGGAGTTGGCTTTGGACAAGCTGGAAGTATGTTGAAATATTTTCATGAAAAAATTGCTGACAATCCATCATTCCAATATGCACTACAGTTGGATTGTGAGGAGGATATAACCAACATATTCTGGGCTGATGCTAAAATGATCCTTGACTATGCACATTTTGGTGATGTTGTCACTTTTGACACTACTTTTGGCACAAATAAAGAGTATAGGCCATTTGGTGTTTTTCTTGGGATCAATCAGTTCAGAGAAACCACTATTTTTGGTGCTGCCTTGCTGTTTGATGAAACGAAGGACTCATTTATATGGCTATTTGAGACTTTTCTAGCTGCACATAATGGACGACAACCTAGAACTATTTATACGGATCAAGATGTAGCAATGGGAAAAGCTATAGAGAAAGTATTCACGGAATCATATCACGGGCTGTGCAGCTTTCACATTATGATGAATGCTGTCAAACATTTATCTCCAGTCAAGGATGATGAGAAAGATGAAGGGGAGGTGGAAGAGgaagatgaaggggaggaggaATCTCATATTCTCTCCGATTTTAGTGCTTGTATGTATGGCTATGAGGACAAGGCAGCATTTCAAGAAGCATTTGACAACATGAGACATAAAGTGCATAAGCAAACTTGGTTAGATAGCATCTACAAGGTGAAAGAAAAATGGGCTGAATGTTATATGGGAGATGTCTTCAGTTTGGGAGTGAGAAGTACACAACTAAGTGAGAGTTTCAACAATGCATTGAAGAACCATTTGAAATCTGATTTCCATATTGTCCGATTCTTGAAGCATTTTGAGAGAACGGTTGAAGTAAAAAGGAGAAAGGAATTGGAATCTGAATATGAGGCAAGAAAAAAATTGCCAAGAATCAAGATGTGCACACCCATGTTGGTGCAAGCAAGCAAAGTGTACACTCCAACTATTTTTGAACCTTTCCAAAGTGAATATGAAAGATCCATGGCTGCTTGCACTAGAGTGTTGGAGGAAAATAACCAGTTTGCTGTTGCTATTGGGAGGTTGCAtggtgatttgacttatgaggaggaggaggagcgcataGTGATTGGTGATCCGTTGAACCAAACCGCTTCATGTAGTTGTCAAATGTTCAATAGGGCTGGAATATTGTGTGGGCATAGTTTGAAAGTTCCTGATTTGATGAATGTAAAGACATTACCAACACATTATCTCCTAAAGAGATGGACTAGAGAAGCACGCATGGAAGTATACATGACAGGCAAGGAAGGAAAGTGGTAG